The following are from one region of the Geoalkalibacter subterraneus genome:
- the purB gene encoding adenylosuccinate lyase: MIPRYTRPEMARIWEPENRFRIWLEIETLACERQAELGVIPAEAVKVIREKGNFDIDRIDEIEAEVKHDVIAFLTSVAEYVGPEARFIHQGMTSSDVLDTCLSVQLTQAADELLVDLDMVLESIKTRALEHKDTVCMGRSHGIHAEPITFGLKLAGWYAEMQRNRERLQAARKGIATGAISGAVGTFANIDPSVEEYVCDKMGLAAEPVSTQVIPRDRHAEYFCTLAVVASSMERIAVEVRHLQRTEVLEAEEFFSKGQKGSSAMPHKRNPILSENLTGLARLVRGYCVPALENVALWHERDISHSSVERNIGPDATVTLDFALRRLNGLIKNLVVYPEHMERNLNQMKGLVFSQKILLDLTQSGVSREDAYSMVQRNAMKVWEEGKDFQEELLADADVVKALGEDKIRESFDLSYHLKHVDTIFKRVFGDS, translated from the coding sequence ATGATCCCCCGCTATACCCGACCTGAGATGGCCCGTATCTGGGAACCCGAGAACCGCTTCCGCATCTGGCTGGAAATCGAAACCCTGGCTTGCGAACGCCAGGCTGAACTGGGCGTTATTCCCGCCGAGGCCGTCAAAGTGATTCGGGAAAAGGGCAATTTCGACATCGACCGCATCGACGAAATCGAGGCGGAAGTCAAGCACGACGTCATTGCTTTCCTGACCTCGGTTGCGGAATATGTCGGCCCTGAAGCCCGTTTCATTCATCAGGGTATGACCAGCTCCGATGTGCTCGATACCTGCCTGTCCGTTCAACTCACCCAGGCCGCCGACGAGCTGCTGGTCGACCTTGATATGGTGCTTGAATCGATCAAGACGCGGGCCCTGGAGCATAAGGATACCGTGTGTATGGGGCGCTCTCACGGCATTCACGCCGAACCGATCACGTTCGGGCTCAAGCTGGCCGGCTGGTATGCCGAGATGCAGCGCAATCGCGAGCGCCTTCAGGCTGCGCGCAAAGGCATCGCGACCGGGGCGATCAGTGGTGCTGTCGGCACCTTCGCCAATATCGATCCTTCCGTGGAAGAGTACGTCTGCGATAAGATGGGTCTTGCGGCCGAGCCGGTGTCGACCCAGGTGATCCCCCGTGACCGTCATGCCGAATATTTCTGCACCCTGGCTGTGGTCGCCTCTTCCATGGAACGTATCGCCGTCGAGGTGCGGCACCTGCAGCGGACCGAGGTTCTGGAAGCTGAGGAGTTCTTCAGCAAGGGGCAGAAAGGGTCGAGCGCCATGCCGCACAAGCGCAACCCGATCCTGTCGGAGAACCTTACCGGCCTGGCGCGCCTGGTGCGCGGCTACTGTGTTCCCGCCCTGGAAAACGTGGCCCTGTGGCATGAGCGCGACATCTCCCATTCATCGGTGGAACGCAATATCGGCCCCGATGCCACCGTGACCCTCGATTTCGCCCTGCGCCGCCTCAATGGTCTGATCAAGAACCTGGTGGTCTACCCCGAGCACATGGAGAGAAATCTCAACCAGATGAAGGGGTTGGTCTTCTCCCAAAAAATTCTGCTCGATCTGACCCAGTCCGGCGTCAGCCGCGAAGACGCCTACAGTATGGTGCAGCGCAATGCCATGAAGGTGTGGGAAGAGGGCAAGGATTTTCAGGAAGAGTTGTTGGCGGATGCCGACGTCGTCAAGGCGCTGGGTGAAGATAAGATCCGCGAATCCTTTGACCTCAGCTACCACCTCAAACATGTCGACACCATCTTCAAACGGGTCTTCGGCGATTCGTAG
- a CDS encoding MBL fold metallo-hydrolase — MRVCLIASGSKGNAVYLQSGESRILVDAGFAARELSRRLELIGVEAQSLDAVFVSHEHGDHCRGLGPLARRYQLPVYMNPETFQALPSLGRVADLHHFDTGSAFTCRDLHVETIPLTHDAARPVAYVVETREGRIGIATDLGIATRLVRERLKGCRVLILEANHDETMLRDGPYPWPLKHRIRGNHGHLSNGDCADLLGDLLWDGLETVFLAHMSETNNRAELALECVQRVLEKQNLCRPQIVVGRQSESSICVSL; from the coding sequence TTGCGGGTTTGTCTGATTGCCAGCGGAAGCAAAGGGAACGCTGTTTATCTGCAGAGCGGCGAGAGCCGGATTCTGGTTGATGCCGGGTTTGCCGCACGCGAACTGTCCCGTCGCCTGGAGTTGATCGGCGTTGAAGCCCAATCTCTTGATGCGGTGTTTGTCTCCCATGAGCATGGCGATCATTGCCGTGGCCTGGGTCCGCTGGCACGCCGTTATCAACTGCCTGTCTACATGAACCCCGAAACTTTTCAAGCCCTGCCGTCCCTGGGACGTGTCGCAGATCTGCATCATTTCGATACCGGTTCAGCCTTTACCTGCCGCGACCTGCACGTTGAAACGATTCCGCTGACTCATGATGCCGCGCGACCGGTGGCCTATGTTGTTGAAACCCGTGAGGGACGTATCGGCATCGCCACTGATCTCGGTATCGCGACCCGGCTGGTACGTGAACGGCTCAAGGGCTGCCGTGTGCTGATCCTGGAAGCCAACCACGACGAGACCATGCTGCGCGACGGCCCCTATCCCTGGCCGCTCAAGCACCGCATCCGCGGCAATCACGGGCATCTGTCCAACGGAGACTGCGCCGATCTTCTCGGCGATCTGTTGTGGGATGGGCTCGAGACAGTCTTTCTGGCTCATATGAGCGAAACCAACAATCGTGCTGAACTGGCCCTGGAATGCGTGCAGCGGGTGCTGGAAAAGCAAAACCTGTGTCGACCGCAGATCGTAGTGGGGCGACAATCCGAGTCGAGCATCTGCGTTTCCTTGTGA
- the gap gene encoding type I glyceraldehyde-3-phosphate dehydrogenase, giving the protein MAVKVAINGFGRIGRNVFRAALNDKDIEIVAVNDLTDSQTLAHLLKYDSVHGTFDADIRADGDDILVNGKKLKVLSEKDPGALPWKELGVKVVIESTGLFTERDKAQKHIDAGASKVIISAPGKNVDATFCMGINEKDYDPAKHHVVSNASCTTNCLAPVAKVMDEAFGIEKGMMTTIHAYTNDQRILDLPHKDLRRARAAALSMIPTTTGAAKAVSLVLPQLKGKLDGLAIRVPTPNVSLVDLVFQSKKKTSKEEVNAALKAAAEGPLKEVMVYCEEPLVSRDFNGSPASSSVDALSTNVIDGNLVKVMSWYDNEWGYSNRVLDLTRLIATR; this is encoded by the coding sequence ATGGCTGTCAAGGTAGCAATCAATGGTTTCGGACGCATCGGCCGCAACGTATTCCGTGCGGCGCTCAACGACAAAGACATCGAAATCGTCGCCGTCAACGACCTGACCGATTCGCAAACGCTGGCTCATCTTCTGAAGTACGATTCCGTGCACGGCACCTTTGACGCCGATATCCGCGCCGACGGCGATGACATTCTGGTCAACGGCAAGAAGCTCAAGGTCCTCTCCGAGAAAGACCCGGGCGCCCTACCCTGGAAAGAGCTCGGCGTCAAGGTCGTGATCGAATCGACCGGTTTGTTCACCGAGCGTGACAAGGCGCAGAAACATATCGACGCCGGCGCCTCCAAAGTCATCATCAGCGCCCCGGGAAAAAATGTTGATGCCACCTTCTGCATGGGCATCAATGAGAAGGACTACGACCCGGCCAAACACCACGTGGTGTCCAACGCCTCCTGCACCACCAACTGCCTGGCGCCTGTCGCTAAAGTGATGGACGAAGCCTTCGGCATCGAAAAAGGCATGATGACCACCATCCATGCCTACACCAACGATCAGCGCATCCTTGACCTACCCCACAAGGACCTGCGCCGCGCCCGCGCCGCCGCTTTGTCCATGATTCCCACCACCACCGGCGCCGCCAAGGCGGTCAGCCTGGTACTGCCCCAGCTCAAGGGGAAATTGGACGGCCTGGCGATCCGGGTACCGACACCGAACGTCTCCCTGGTTGACCTGGTGTTCCAAAGCAAGAAGAAAACATCGAAAGAGGAAGTCAACGCTGCGCTGAAAGCCGCGGCCGAAGGCCCCCTCAAAGAGGTGATGGTCTATTGCGAAGAGCCGCTGGTCTCGCGTGACTTCAACGGCAGCCCGGCCTCTTCCAGCGTCGATGCCCTCTCAACCAACGTTATCGACGGCAACCTTGTCAAGGTCATGTCCTGGTATGACAACGAATGGGGCTACTCGAACCGGGTGCTCGACCTGACCCGGCTCATTGCCACCCGCTGA
- a CDS encoding phosphoglycerate kinase, producing MSRKMTIEDIDVRGRKVFCRVDFNVPLSEQGEIEDDTRIRAALPTIRHIVENGGRLILASHLGRPKGKANPKYSLAPVAPHLSRLLDRPVTMAEDCIGDTVKNQIDSMAEGDILLLENVRFYPGEEKNDPEFCRQLAEGMDLYVNDAFGTAHRAHASTEGVAHLLKPAVAGFLMSKELKYLAGALADPKRPFVAILGGAKVSDKIPVIENLIDKVDTLMIGGGMAYTFLKAQGIEVGKSLVDQERLELSGQLMKLAEEKGVKFLLPTDHVIAAEFKADAEHKICDNQNFEPGWMALDIGPNTIEAYSKELANAGTVVWNGPMGVFEFESFAKGTFAIAQALADSDATTIIGGGDSVSAVNKSGLDDKMTHISTGGGASLELLEGKELPGIAALNDK from the coding sequence ATGTCGCGTAAAATGACCATCGAGGACATCGATGTCCGGGGCAGGAAAGTCTTCTGCCGGGTCGATTTCAACGTCCCTTTGAGCGAACAGGGCGAAATCGAGGATGACACCCGCATCCGTGCGGCCCTGCCCACCATCCGTCACATCGTCGAAAACGGCGGACGGTTGATCCTGGCCAGCCATCTTGGTCGCCCCAAGGGCAAGGCCAACCCCAAATACAGTTTGGCCCCGGTGGCGCCACATCTTTCACGCCTGCTCGACCGACCGGTCACCATGGCAGAGGACTGCATCGGCGACACAGTCAAAAACCAGATCGATTCGATGGCCGAAGGCGACATCCTCCTGCTCGAAAATGTCCGTTTCTATCCCGGCGAGGAAAAAAACGATCCCGAATTCTGCAGGCAACTCGCCGAAGGTATGGATCTCTATGTCAACGACGCCTTCGGCACCGCCCATCGCGCTCACGCCTCCACCGAGGGCGTTGCCCACCTGCTCAAGCCAGCGGTCGCCGGTTTCTTGATGAGCAAGGAACTCAAATACCTCGCTGGAGCTCTTGCCGATCCGAAGCGCCCCTTTGTTGCGATTCTCGGCGGCGCCAAGGTCAGCGACAAGATCCCGGTCATCGAAAACCTGATCGACAAGGTCGACACATTGATGATCGGCGGCGGCATGGCCTACACCTTTCTCAAGGCCCAGGGAATCGAGGTTGGCAAATCCCTGGTGGACCAGGAGCGGCTTGAACTTTCCGGGCAGCTCATGAAGCTGGCAGAGGAAAAAGGCGTCAAGTTCCTGCTCCCCACAGATCACGTCATCGCTGCCGAATTCAAAGCCGATGCCGAGCATAAGATCTGCGACAACCAAAACTTCGAGCCCGGCTGGATGGCTCTCGACATCGGTCCCAATACCATCGAAGCGTACAGCAAAGAACTGGCCAACGCCGGAACGGTAGTCTGGAACGGCCCCATGGGCGTTTTTGAGTTCGAATCCTTCGCCAAGGGCACCTTTGCCATCGCGCAGGCACTGGCCGATTCCGATGCCACCACCATCATCGGCGGCGGGGACTCAGTTTCGGCAGTCAACAAATCGGGACTGGACGACAAGATGACTCACATCTCCACCGGTGGGGGTGCTTCGCTGGAGCTGCTGGAAGGCAAAGAGCTTCCCGGGATTGCGGCTTTGAACGACAAATAG
- the tpiA gene encoding triose-phosphate isomerase — protein sequence MRKPMVAGNWKLHKTIPEALELVEGLKKDVGDKQDVDIVVAPVFTALNAVAKAVKGSNIAIAAQNCYFENSGAFTGEVSPALLKDAGCSRVILGHSERRQIFGENDDLINRKIKAVLAEGLDVIFCIGETLEERDSEQTMEVLRRQVVEGLKGVAAEDMQKVVIAYEPVWAIGTGKTASGDQAQEAHSFVRGMVSGIFNPDIAAQTRILYGGSVKPDNVDELMAQDDIDGTLVGGASLKVADFARIVRFEKI from the coding sequence ATGAGAAAACCGATGGTGGCCGGCAACTGGAAACTGCACAAAACCATTCCCGAAGCCCTGGAACTGGTGGAAGGACTGAAGAAGGACGTCGGCGACAAGCAGGATGTGGATATCGTTGTAGCGCCGGTTTTTACAGCGCTGAATGCCGTTGCCAAAGCCGTGAAAGGCAGCAACATCGCCATTGCCGCCCAGAACTGCTACTTCGAAAACAGCGGCGCCTTTACCGGTGAAGTGTCACCTGCTCTACTCAAGGATGCGGGCTGCAGCCGTGTCATTCTCGGTCACTCGGAGCGCCGCCAGATCTTCGGAGAAAATGACGACCTGATCAACCGCAAGATCAAGGCAGTGCTCGCCGAAGGGCTCGATGTGATCTTCTGCATCGGCGAGACCCTTGAAGAACGCGACAGCGAACAGACTATGGAGGTGCTGCGCCGCCAGGTCGTTGAAGGGCTCAAGGGAGTTGCGGCTGAAGATATGCAGAAGGTCGTTATCGCCTACGAACCGGTTTGGGCCATCGGCACCGGAAAAACCGCCAGCGGCGACCAGGCCCAGGAGGCGCACTCGTTCGTGCGCGGCATGGTTTCCGGAATCTTCAACCCCGATATCGCAGCTCAGACCCGCATCCTTTACGGCGGCAGCGTCAAACCGGACAATGTCGATGAACTTATGGCCCAGGACGACATCGACGGCACCCTGGTGGGAGGTGCAAGCCTCAAGGTTGCCGATTTCGCCCGAATCGTGCGTTTCGAAAAAATTTAA
- the secG gene encoding preprotein translocase subunit SecG, protein MATFLIILHVLVCIALILIVLLQAGKGAEVGAAFGAGASGTVFGARGAGSFLGKMTGAAAVIFMLTSLILSYFSGQPGSSSVMPDVVAPAQQEAPAPPPSQGATPAATPDQAPALPAEETAPAEK, encoded by the coding sequence ATGGCCACATTCTTGATTATTCTGCACGTACTTGTCTGTATCGCTCTGATCCTGATCGTCCTTCTTCAGGCCGGCAAAGGCGCTGAAGTGGGGGCCGCATTCGGCGCCGGAGCCAGCGGCACCGTTTTCGGCGCACGCGGCGCAGGAAGCTTCCTCGGCAAAATGACCGGCGCAGCCGCTGTCATCTTCATGCTGACCAGCCTGATTCTGAGCTACTTTTCCGGCCAGCCGGGCTCCAGCAGCGTCATGCCTGACGTTGTCGCTCCGGCGCAGCAGGAAGCACCGGCACCGCCTCCGTCACAGGGAGCAACACCCGCTGCGACACCGGACCAGGCCCCTGCTCTTCCCGCTGAAGAAACAGCGCCTGCGGAAAAGTAA
- a CDS encoding type II toxin-antitoxin system ParD family antitoxin, with protein MTVRHAQTRAPTDRFPGQQSQALIEGENSGLSSELDIEAFIADKKKSLSL; from the coding sequence TTGACAGTCAGGCATGCCCAGACGCGTGCCCCCACTGACCGATTTCCAGGTCAGCAAAGCCAAGCCTTAATCGAAGGTGAAAACTCTGGTCTATCGTCGGAGTTGGACATTGAAGCCTTTATTGCGGACAAGAAAAAGTCTCTTTCCCTATGA
- a CDS encoding DUF169 domain-containing protein, translating to MESKIARSLNLKYQPVAILWSDDRPEKAMGFKQGKWGCVMWMLAAAAKGRTAAFDERTYGCWGGGVGLGFGNQYLNFPGGIVCFYHFLSTGNENWQEGRDMAEKLESAAGKEFLEKFRHGEGYMKSPELLKRFIDSLPIMEVPEKYVVFKPLTDLDPTREQPQVIVFLGDPDQLSALVVLANYGRGDNLNVITPFAAGCQQIGILPYREARSERPRAVIGLTDISARKNLKKQLDRNVLSFAVPWRMFEEMEDDVEGSFLQKETWRDLQAP from the coding sequence ATGGAAAGCAAGATAGCTCGATCGCTTAACTTGAAATACCAGCCTGTGGCCATCCTCTGGAGTGATGATAGACCCGAGAAGGCCATGGGCTTTAAACAGGGCAAATGGGGCTGTGTCATGTGGATGCTGGCGGCCGCGGCCAAAGGGAGAACCGCGGCCTTCGATGAAAGGACCTACGGCTGCTGGGGCGGCGGAGTCGGATTAGGATTCGGGAATCAGTATCTCAACTTCCCCGGCGGCATTGTCTGTTTCTATCATTTCCTGTCCACGGGCAACGAGAATTGGCAGGAAGGCCGCGATATGGCTGAAAAGCTGGAATCTGCAGCAGGCAAGGAATTTTTGGAGAAATTCCGCCACGGGGAAGGGTATATGAAGTCCCCGGAGCTGCTAAAAAGGTTCATTGACAGCCTGCCCATCATGGAGGTGCCAGAAAAATACGTGGTCTTTAAACCCCTAACCGATCTCGACCCGACCCGGGAACAGCCCCAGGTGATTGTATTTCTGGGCGATCCGGACCAACTCTCCGCCCTGGTGGTGCTGGCCAATTACGGCAGGGGGGACAACCTGAACGTGATCACCCCCTTTGCCGCGGGGTGCCAGCAGATCGGGATCCTCCCCTACCGGGAGGCAAGATCAGAGCGTCCCCGGGCGGTTATCGGCCTTACGGACATTTCTGCAAGAAAGAACCTCAAAAAACAGCTTGACAGGAATGTGCTCTCCTTTGCCGTCCCCTGGCGGATGTTTGAGGAGATGGAAGACGATGTTGAGGGGAGCTTTTTGCAGAAAGAGACTTGGAGGGACCTCCAGGCTCCTTAA
- the tnpA gene encoding IS200/IS605 family transposase: MSSRFRKLSHSIWHCQYHIVWVPKYRFRILQGKVKEAVESGIHAICGYSGCEVVELNVQPDHVHLVVMIPPKVSISNFLGRLKGQTSMKLFQQFRHLRKKPYWGNHFWAKGYCVDTVGMDADMIRKYVRYQDKQERQMEQLQLGD, translated from the coding sequence GTGAGCAGCCGATTTCGTAAGTTATCACACTCGATATGGCACTGCCAGTATCACATCGTTTGGGTCCCAAAGTACCGGTTTCGGATTTTGCAGGGAAAAGTGAAAGAGGCCGTTGAATCAGGTATTCATGCGATATGTGGCTATTCCGGTTGTGAAGTCGTGGAGTTGAATGTTCAGCCCGATCATGTCCATCTGGTTGTGATGATCCCGCCCAAGGTGTCGATCTCGAACTTTCTGGGGCGGTTAAAAGGGCAGACGTCGATGAAACTGTTTCAGCAGTTTCGGCATTTGCGGAAGAAACCCTATTGGGGCAACCACTTTTGGGCCAAGGGCTATTGCGTTGATACCGTCGGCATGGATGCGGACATGATACGCAAGTATGTCCGCTATCAGGACAAGCAAGAGCGGCAAATGGAGCAACTTCAGTTGGGAGATTGA
- a CDS encoding flavodoxin family protein, translating into MKILSIIGSPHGERGNTGKLLGEVLKGAESEGAACETIVLRGDSVKPCLGCDQCHKKGRCSQKDEFESIMEKMMAADGIILATPNYIFNVSGQLKMFIDRCSSLIHCMALEGKYGACVVTSGGGDEWPIVQYLNHFIMVSGAVPVDAVWAAMGPTGPDTQVPEKSREQAFSLK; encoded by the coding sequence ATGAAAATTCTTAGCATCATCGGAAGCCCCCATGGGGAGAGGGGGAACACGGGAAAGCTGCTTGGAGAAGTATTAAAAGGTGCGGAAAGTGAAGGGGCGGCATGTGAGACTATTGTTCTTAGAGGCGATTCCGTAAAGCCGTGCCTGGGTTGCGATCAATGCCACAAAAAGGGCCGCTGCTCCCAAAAGGACGAGTTTGAGTCCATAATGGAGAAGATGATGGCGGCAGACGGGATCATCCTGGCCACGCCCAATTATATCTTCAACGTGAGTGGCCAATTAAAGATGTTTATCGATCGTTGTTCCAGTCTGATTCATTGCATGGCCCTTGAGGGCAAATACGGGGCATGCGTGGTGACTTCCGGTGGAGGAGATGAGTGGCCCATTGTCCAATACCTTAATCATTTCATCATGGTAAGCGGTGCGGTTCCGGTTGATGCTGTCTGGGCCGCCATGGGCCCCACCGGGCCGGACACCCAGGTGCCTGAGAAAAGCCGCGAGCAGGCCTTTAGTTTGAAGTAG
- a CDS encoding SDR family NAD(P)-dependent oxidoreductase — protein MQCERLEGHVALITGGGRGIGKAIARRLYSEKADIVICGTTEDVLKKAAEEIASEDREVLPIVCDVSDSGQVKAMVEKARQRFGKVDILVNNAAIMLRHIGYERATKHFYELDEADWDRVMDVNVKGMWLCSSEVFSDMRAQNWGRIINISSDTVFIGRGNGIQYITSKAAVVGITRGLAFEAGPYGITVNAISPGLVQSETVQEHDFKEMSEVLANSSAIPRLEYPDDLAGAAAWLSSDDAAFVTGQNISVSGGLSLH, from the coding sequence ATGCAATGCGAACGTTTGGAAGGACATGTAGCACTCATTACCGGAGGCGGCAGGGGAATCGGCAAGGCCATAGCCAGGCGTCTTTACTCCGAAAAGGCCGATATAGTCATTTGCGGAACCACCGAGGACGTATTAAAAAAGGCTGCAGAGGAGATAGCTTCCGAAGACCGGGAGGTGTTGCCCATTGTCTGCGATGTTTCCGATTCCGGGCAGGTCAAGGCGATGGTGGAAAAAGCCCGCCAGCGCTTTGGAAAAGTCGATATTTTGGTAAACAATGCTGCCATAATGCTCAGACATATCGGTTACGAGCGGGCAACAAAGCATTTTTACGAATTGGACGAGGCGGACTGGGACCGTGTCATGGACGTAAACGTAAAAGGGATGTGGTTGTGTAGCAGCGAGGTCTTTTCCGACATGCGTGCCCAAAATTGGGGCCGTATTATCAACATATCCTCAGACACCGTTTTCATAGGACGGGGTAACGGTATTCAGTACATCACCTCCAAGGCGGCGGTTGTGGGCATTACCAGGGGACTGGCGTTTGAAGCGGGTCCTTACGGAATTACTGTAAACGCAATCTCTCCGGGGCTTGTTCAAAGCGAAACGGTTCAGGAACATGATTTCAAAGAGATGAGCGAGGTACTTGCAAACAGTTCCGCAATCCCGAGGCTGGAATACCCGGATGACCTGGCAGGTGCCGCAGCATGGCTATCCTCAGATGATGCGGCTTTCGTGACGGGACAGAACATCAGCGTGTCGGGAGGCCTGAGTTTACATTAA
- a CDS encoding ABC transporter permease translates to MRLANIFHLGVKELRSLVRDPIMLVLIVYAFTLSVYTAATAMPETLNKAPIAVVNEDRSPLSWRIVSAFYPPYFVPPEIIDQAEMDARMDAGLDTFALDIPPNFQRDLLAGRRPTIQLNVDATRMSQAFTGSGYIQTIVTDEVRAFAQRYREVQELPVDLALRVRFNPQLNKSWFGAIMQVINNVTMLSIVLTGAALIREREHGTVEHLLVMPVTPFEIMSSKVWAMGLVVLAATAFALTAVVQGWLSVPIQGSLALFLAGAALHLFATTSMGIFLGTVARSMPQFGLLLMLVLLPLQMLSGASTPRESMPEAVQYIMLAAPNTHFVMLAQSILYRGAGITAVWPQFLAIVLIGTVLFALALGRFRKTIGTMA, encoded by the coding sequence ATGCGCCTTGCCAATATTTTCCATCTCGGTGTCAAGGAGCTGCGCAGCCTGGTACGCGACCCGATCATGCTGGTGCTGATCGTCTACGCCTTCACCCTGTCGGTCTACACGGCGGCCACGGCCATGCCGGAGACCCTCAACAAGGCACCGATCGCGGTGGTGAACGAGGATCGCTCGCCGCTGTCCTGGCGCATCGTCAGCGCCTTTTACCCGCCGTACTTTGTTCCCCCCGAGATAATCGACCAGGCCGAGATGGATGCCCGCATGGATGCCGGCCTCGACACCTTCGCCCTCGACATCCCGCCCAACTTCCAGCGCGACCTGCTGGCCGGGCGGCGGCCCACGATCCAGCTCAATGTCGATGCCACGCGCATGAGCCAGGCCTTCACCGGCAGCGGCTATATCCAGACCATCGTCACCGACGAGGTGCGCGCCTTCGCGCAGCGTTATCGCGAGGTTCAGGAGTTGCCGGTCGATCTGGCGCTGCGGGTGCGTTTCAACCCCCAGCTCAACAAGTCGTGGTTCGGCGCGATCATGCAGGTCATCAACAACGTGACCATGCTCTCCATCGTCCTCACCGGAGCGGCGCTGATCCGCGAGCGCGAGCACGGCACCGTCGAGCATCTGCTGGTCATGCCGGTCACGCCTTTCGAGATCATGAGCAGCAAGGTATGGGCGATGGGGCTGGTCGTCCTTGCCGCCACCGCCTTCGCGCTCACCGCCGTTGTGCAGGGCTGGCTGTCCGTGCCGATCCAGGGCTCGCTCGCGCTGTTCCTGGCCGGGGCGGCGCTGCATCTGTTCGCGACCACCTCGATGGGCATCTTCCTCGGCACCGTCGCCCGCTCCATGCCGCAGTTCGGCCTGCTGCTCATGCTGGTGCTGCTGCCGCTGCAGATGCTCTCCGGCGCCAGCACGCCGCGCGAGAGCATGCCGGAGGCCGTCCAGTACATCATGCTCGCCGCGCCCAACACGCATTTTGTGATGTTGGCTCAGTCGATCCTGTACCGGGGCGCGGGTATCACGGCGGTCTGGCCGCAATTCCTCGCCATTGTCCTGATTGGAACGGTCCTTTTTGCCCTGGCGCTGGGCCGCTTCCGCAAAACCATCGGGACGATGGCGTGA